From the genome of Azospirillum brasilense, one region includes:
- the gph gene encoding phosphoglycolate phosphatase (PGP is an essential enzyme in the glycolate salvage pathway in higher organisms (photorespiration in plants). Phosphoglycolate results from the oxidase activity of RubisCO in the Calvin cycle when concentrations of carbon dioxide are low relative to oxygen. This enzyme is a member of the Haloacid Dehalogenase (HAD) superfamily of aspartate-nucleophile hydrolase enzymes (PF00702).), with the protein MSAAPAAIPFSAVVFDLDGTLIDSARDMTRVLNRTLSRFARPAVSEEQVRGMVGDGSAALVRQAFAATGDALTDEALRTALADYLDAYFQDDEPPVLYPGVPETLAALAANGVKLGLCTNKPERITRKLLDSLGLSPLFGALAGGDTLPVKKPDGRHLSWVVEALGGGSAAMVGDNRNDVKAARAAGVPVVAMTYGYPRMPVQDLGADILLDRIADLPDALRRLGG; encoded by the coding sequence ATGTCTGCCGCGCCCGCCGCCATTCCCTTCTCCGCGGTCGTCTTCGACCTCGACGGCACGCTGATCGACAGCGCGCGGGACATGACCCGCGTCCTCAACCGCACACTGTCCCGCTTCGCGCGACCCGCCGTCAGCGAGGAGCAGGTGCGCGGCATGGTGGGCGACGGCTCGGCCGCCCTTGTCCGTCAGGCCTTCGCGGCGACCGGCGACGCTCTGACCGACGAGGCGCTGCGGACGGCCCTGGCCGACTATCTGGACGCCTATTTCCAGGACGACGAACCCCCGGTGCTCTATCCCGGCGTCCCGGAAACCCTGGCGGCGCTGGCGGCTAACGGCGTGAAGCTGGGGCTGTGCACCAACAAGCCGGAGCGGATCACCCGCAAGCTGCTGGACTCGCTGGGCCTGTCGCCGCTGTTCGGCGCGCTGGCCGGCGGCGACACGCTGCCGGTGAAGAAGCCCGACGGGCGCCATCTGTCCTGGGTGGTCGAGGCATTGGGTGGCGGCAGTGCCGCGATGGTGGGGGACAACCGCAACGACGTTAAGGCCGCCCGCGCCGCCGGAGTGCCGGTGGTGGCGATGACCTACGGTTATCCCCGCATGCCGGTGCAGGATTTGGGCGCCGACATCCTGCTCGACCGCATCGCCGATCTGCCGGACGCCCTGCGGCGGCTGGGCGGCTGA
- the glmU gene encoding bifunctional UDP-N-acetylglucosamine diphosphorylase/glucosamine-1-phosphate N-acetyltransferase GlmU, with translation MTQHRPLACVILAAGKGTRMKSDLPKVLHRVAGRPMVGHVLSAVRALDPDHVVVVVGPGMDNVADAVAPYPTAVQHEQRGTADAVRAAFGLLEGFDGDVVVLYGDTPLVTPDTLRAMVAARRQSSDPAVVVLGMRPDDPGAYGRLILNARGGLEKIVEYLDASEEERQVTLCNAGLMAFDGARMFDLISRIGNANAKSEYYLTDVVQIARSNGMACAVVEAAPAEVVGVNSRAELSEVEKLIQRRLRKAAMDNGATLTDPDSVTFCVDTRLGRDVIVGPHVVFGPGVVVADRVEIKAFSHLEQVRVDSGAQVGPYARLRPGAEIGPDAHIGNFVEIKNAKIEAGAKVNHLTYIGDARVGAKANIGAGTITCNYDGYAKSHTDIGAGAFIGSNTALVAPVRVGDGAIVGAGSVVTTDVEGDALVVARGRQQAYTGWAKRFRERKQNEKAKKA, from the coding sequence ATGACTCAGCACCGCCCGCTCGCCTGCGTCATTCTCGCCGCCGGCAAAGGCACCCGCATGAAGTCGGACCTGCCGAAGGTCCTGCACCGCGTCGCCGGCCGGCCGATGGTCGGCCACGTCCTGTCCGCGGTGAGGGCGCTCGACCCCGACCATGTGGTCGTGGTGGTCGGCCCCGGAATGGACAATGTGGCCGACGCCGTTGCCCCCTACCCCACCGCTGTCCAGCACGAGCAGCGCGGCACCGCCGACGCGGTGCGCGCCGCCTTCGGCCTGCTGGAGGGCTTCGACGGGGACGTGGTGGTGCTCTATGGCGACACGCCGCTGGTCACGCCGGACACGCTGCGCGCCATGGTCGCCGCGCGGCGCCAGTCGAGCGACCCGGCGGTCGTCGTTCTAGGCATGCGACCCGACGATCCCGGCGCCTATGGCCGCCTGATCCTGAATGCCCGCGGCGGGCTTGAGAAGATCGTCGAGTATCTGGACGCATCGGAGGAGGAGCGCCAGGTCACCCTGTGCAACGCCGGGCTGATGGCCTTCGACGGCGCGCGGATGTTCGACCTGATCAGCCGCATCGGCAACGCCAACGCCAAGAGCGAATACTATCTCACCGACGTGGTGCAGATCGCCCGCAGCAACGGCATGGCCTGCGCGGTGGTCGAGGCCGCCCCGGCGGAGGTCGTCGGTGTGAACTCCCGCGCCGAACTGTCGGAGGTGGAGAAGCTGATCCAGCGCCGCCTGCGCAAAGCCGCCATGGACAACGGCGCCACCCTGACCGACCCGGACAGCGTCACCTTCTGCGTGGACACCCGCCTCGGCCGCGACGTGATCGTCGGCCCGCACGTGGTGTTCGGCCCCGGCGTGGTCGTCGCCGACCGGGTGGAGATCAAGGCCTTCAGCCATCTGGAGCAGGTGCGGGTGGACAGCGGCGCCCAGGTCGGTCCCTACGCCCGCCTGCGCCCGGGGGCGGAGATCGGCCCGGACGCCCACATCGGCAACTTCGTCGAGATCAAGAACGCGAAGATCGAGGCCGGCGCCAAGGTCAACCACCTCACCTACATCGGCGACGCGCGGGTGGGGGCGAAGGCCAACATCGGCGCCGGGACCATCACCTGCAATTACGACGGCTACGCCAAGAGCCACACCGACATCGGCGCCGGGGCCTTCATCGGCTCCAACACCGCGCTGGTGGCTCCGGTCAGGGTGGGCGACGGCGCGATCGTCGGGGCGGGCAGCGTGGTCACCACCGACGTGGAGGGCGACGCTCTGGTCGTTGCGCGCGGGCGCCAGCAGGCTTACACCGGCTGGGCCAAGCGTTTCCGCGAACGGAAGCAAAACGAGAAAGCGAAAAAGGCGTAA
- the glmS gene encoding glutamine--fructose-6-phosphate transaminase (isomerizing), whose translation MCGIIGIIGTHDAAPRLVEGLRRLEYRGYDSAGVATLVKGGIERRRAEGKLINLDAKLREAPLPGVIGIGHTRWATHGGPTENNAHPHATHRVAVVHNGIIENYQELKTELIEHGYVFESATDTEVIAHLVTYYMEKEGLGPVEAASASFKRFTGAFSLVLLFSGQEDMLIGARHGTPLAVGYGEGEMYFASDAFALAPLTNRICYLEDGDWVELTRTAAVIHDATDAVVERPVKTTALSGALIGKDGYRHYMLKEIYEQPQVIGDTLNAYINPETGRVTLPETSFDIAKATKLTIVACGTAYYAGVVAKYWFETLARLPVEVDIASEFRYREAPMPEGGVALFISQSGETLDTLEALRYCKRQGQKILSIVNVPESTIARESDAVLYTMAGPEIGVASTKAFTTQLTTLACLAVTVGHARGVIPAERMQQIAQALREVPARAADVLAHDERLHELAQEVAEARDVLYLGRGAMYPLALEGALKLKEISYIHAEGYAAGELKHGPIALIDESVPVIVLVPSDNLFEKTVSNVQEVCARSGKVLLIADKKGIDKLSDKVRWSLELPACDPLVAPLLYAIPVQLLAYHVAVLKGTDVDQPRNLAKSVTVE comes from the coding sequence ATGTGTGGCATCATCGGCATCATCGGCACGCATGACGCGGCCCCCCGTCTCGTCGAGGGTCTCCGCCGCCTCGAGTACCGTGGTTACGACAGCGCCGGCGTCGCCACGCTGGTCAAGGGCGGCATCGAGCGCCGCCGCGCCGAGGGCAAGCTGATCAACCTCGACGCCAAGCTGCGCGAGGCCCCGCTGCCGGGTGTGATCGGCATCGGTCACACCCGTTGGGCCACCCACGGCGGCCCGACCGAGAACAACGCCCACCCGCACGCCACCCACCGCGTGGCCGTGGTGCACAACGGCATCATCGAGAATTACCAGGAGCTGAAGACCGAGCTGATCGAGCACGGCTACGTCTTCGAAAGCGCCACCGACACCGAGGTGATCGCCCACCTCGTCACCTATTACATGGAGAAGGAAGGGCTGGGTCCGGTCGAGGCCGCCTCCGCCTCCTTCAAGCGCTTTACCGGCGCCTTCTCGCTGGTGCTGCTGTTCTCCGGCCAGGAGGACATGCTGATCGGCGCCCGCCACGGCACGCCGCTGGCCGTCGGCTACGGCGAGGGGGAGATGTATTTCGCCTCCGACGCCTTCGCGCTGGCGCCGCTGACCAACCGCATCTGCTATCTGGAGGACGGCGACTGGGTGGAGCTGACCCGCACCGCCGCCGTGATCCACGACGCCACCGACGCGGTGGTGGAGCGTCCGGTCAAGACCACCGCCCTGTCCGGCGCTCTGATCGGCAAGGACGGTTACCGGCACTACATGCTCAAGGAGATCTATGAGCAGCCGCAGGTCATCGGCGACACGCTGAACGCCTACATCAACCCGGAGACCGGCCGCGTCACCCTGCCGGAGACCAGCTTCGACATCGCCAAGGCGACGAAGCTGACCATCGTCGCCTGCGGCACCGCCTATTACGCCGGCGTCGTGGCGAAATACTGGTTCGAGACGCTGGCCCGCCTACCGGTCGAGGTCGACATCGCCTCGGAGTTCCGCTACCGCGAAGCGCCGATGCCCGAGGGCGGCGTGGCCCTGTTCATCAGCCAGTCAGGCGAGACGCTGGATACGCTGGAGGCGCTGCGCTACTGCAAGCGCCAGGGCCAGAAGATCCTGTCCATCGTCAACGTGCCGGAAAGCACCATCGCGCGCGAGTCCGACGCGGTGCTCTACACCATGGCCGGCCCGGAGATCGGCGTTGCCTCGACCAAGGCCTTCACGACTCAGCTGACCACGCTGGCCTGCCTGGCGGTCACGGTTGGCCACGCCCGCGGCGTGATCCCGGCGGAGCGGATGCAGCAGATCGCGCAGGCCCTGCGCGAGGTGCCGGCCCGCGCCGCCGACGTGCTGGCCCACGACGAGCGCCTGCACGAGCTGGCGCAGGAGGTCGCGGAGGCCCGCGACGTGCTGTATCTGGGCCGCGGCGCCATGTACCCGCTGGCTCTGGAAGGCGCGCTGAAGCTCAAGGAAATCAGCTACATCCACGCCGAAGGTTACGCGGCGGGTGAACTGAAGCACGGTCCCATCGCGCTGATCGACGAGAGCGTGCCGGTGATCGTCCTGGTGCCGTCGGACAACCTGTTCGAAAAGACCGTGTCCAACGTCCAGGAGGTCTGCGCGCGGTCGGGCAAGGTGCTGCTGATCGCCGACAAGAAGGGCATCGACAAGCTGTCCGACAAGGTCCGCTGGTCGCTGGAGCTTCCGGCCTGCGACCCGCTGGTCGCCCCGCTGCTCTACGCCATCCCGGTCCAGCTGCTGGCCTACCACGTCGCCGTGCTCAAGGGCACCGACGTCGACCAGCCCCGCAACCTCGCCAAGTCGGTCACCGTCGAGTAA
- a CDS encoding DUF3108 domain-containing protein — MTHRTALPAQPPIKRPSTALVAGLIAGMCAAFSGLFPLPALAQRWQLDYRVHVGGVAVLDARAELTLTEGRYSVQVNAATDGFLGRLFPWETQSLSVGAVGPDGVAPIRHTQSGVLRGSPRTVSLDYGPDGRVRTQVSPPPEEEDRDPVPENLTRQSRDPLSGVVELLLAGLHGEGCQRTVPIYDGRRRYDMIFTDRGMTMVGASRHSVFSGAARQCRVSHKPIAGYERTPRQAFWQRGGGREERPPVDLWIAPLEGAGPPLPVRLETDSGFGGVVVHLIAARKTDQTAERPAEPAPSPLR, encoded by the coding sequence ATGACGCACCGGACCGCGCTTCCCGCCCAGCCTCCGATCAAGCGTCCCTCGACCGCCCTCGTCGCCGGCCTCATCGCGGGAATGTGCGCGGCGTTCTCCGGTCTGTTCCCCCTGCCCGCCCTGGCGCAGCGCTGGCAGTTGGACTACCGCGTCCATGTCGGTGGCGTGGCCGTGCTCGACGCGCGGGCGGAACTGACCCTGACCGAGGGCCGCTACAGCGTCCAGGTCAACGCCGCGACGGACGGCTTTCTGGGGCGCCTCTTTCCCTGGGAAACGCAATCCTTGAGCGTCGGCGCGGTCGGGCCGGATGGCGTCGCCCCGATCCGCCATACCCAGTCCGGCGTTCTGCGCGGCTCCCCGCGGACCGTCAGCTTGGATTATGGGCCGGACGGCCGCGTTCGCACGCAGGTCTCCCCGCCCCCGGAGGAGGAGGACCGCGACCCCGTCCCCGAGAACCTCACCCGGCAGTCCCGCGATCCGTTGAGCGGAGTTGTGGAATTGCTGCTGGCCGGGCTGCACGGCGAGGGATGCCAGCGCACCGTGCCCATCTATGACGGGCGCCGCCGGTACGACATGATCTTCACGGACCGGGGAATGACCATGGTCGGGGCGTCGCGCCATTCGGTGTTCTCGGGCGCGGCGCGGCAATGCCGGGTGTCCCACAAGCCAATCGCCGGCTACGAGCGCACGCCTCGTCAAGCCTTCTGGCAGCGCGGCGGAGGCCGGGAGGAACGCCCGCCCGTCGATCTGTGGATCGCTCCGCTGGAAGGGGCCGGCCCGCCCCTGCCCGTCCGGTTGGAAACCGACAGCGGATTCGGCGGGGTCGTCGTCCACCTCATCGCCGCCCGCAAAACCGACCAGACGGCGGAACGTCCCGCCGAACCGGCGCCGTCACCGCTTCGTTGA